A window from Candidatus Lokiarchaeota archaeon encodes these proteins:
- a CDS encoding SAM-dependent methyltransferase, with product MVDESMPRRGNDKDALDEAEAVPFTARLIAYQRAQEYKREDPLISDPFAERLAGDLEDYLNKHRRYERMDYPIVRAHYLENELLAPWCEEHNKSQIILLGAGLDTRAYRFAPLDDGNHTIFEIDFPIVIKYKEEVLRDANSLCNVIRVPADLSTPRWKFRLIDGGFSSEIPTFWILEGTGYYLPREAFVSVLETAATMSPEDSEIFVDACVRALAEVSFGAFMTHFKWGINPEGIQPLFAENGWSVNYSFADEHDRGRDVGQKGFLFVHGDRFLG from the coding sequence ATGGTGGATGAATCTATGCCTCGACGAGGGAACGACAAAGATGCTTTAGATGAGGCAGAAGCTGTGCCATTCACTGCAAGGCTCATCGCATACCAGCGCGCGCAGGAATACAAACGTGAAGACCCACTTATTTCAGATCCTTTCGCCGAAAGACTAGCAGGTGATTTGGAAGACTACCTCAACAAACACAGACGCTACGAACGAATGGATTATCCGATTGTACGGGCCCACTACCTTGAAAATGAGCTGCTAGCACCATGGTGCGAAGAACACAACAAATCTCAGATTATCCTCCTTGGAGCGGGGCTTGATACCCGGGCGTATCGATTTGCTCCACTTGATGATGGGAATCACACTATCTTCGAAATCGATTTCCCAATTGTCATCAAGTACAAAGAGGAGGTTCTAAGAGACGCAAACTCTTTGTGCAACGTCATCAGGGTCCCTGCTGATTTATCAACTCCAAGATGGAAATTTCGGCTTATTGATGGGGGATTCTCATCCGAAATTCCAACCTTCTGGATACTGGAGGGAACTGGATACTACCTACCTAGAGAGGCATTTGTTTCTGTATTGGAAACAGCAGCCACCATGAGCCCGGAGGATAGTGAGATTTTCGTTGATGCTTGCGTACGAGCTTTGGCTGAAGTCAGCTTTGGCGCATTCATGACGCATTTCAAGTGGGGAATCAATCCAGAGGGAATCCAACCCCTCTTTGCTGAAAACGGGTGGTCCGTAAATTACTCGTTTGCGGATGAACATGATCGAGGAAGAGATGTTGGTCAGAAGGGCTTTCTTTTCGTTCACGGAGACCGATTTTTAGGTTGA
- a CDS encoding ester cyclase, giving the protein MTIVQDKREYANSPTENKAVIRRFIEAYNNRELEIFDELVVADYIDHTHQTEGREAFKQLFTLAFKGFPDWYESIQEMIAEGDKVWVRVIAKGTHTGDWNLFGVPLPPTGKKVEMEMVFIWRVVDGKLVEGEEVDDSLNFMKQLGLIEYTQKGKKVFPEDAG; this is encoded by the coding sequence ATGACAATTGTGCAAGACAAGAGAGAATACGCCAATTCTCCAACTGAGAATAAGGCAGTTATTCGCAGGTTTATTGAAGCATATAATAACCGAGAATTGGAAATATTCGATGAGTTAGTAGTAGCAGACTATATTGACCATACACATCAAACCGAGGGTCGAGAAGCGTTCAAGCAATTATTCACTCTAGCCTTCAAAGGTTTCCCCGATTGGTACGAATCCATTCAAGAAATGATAGCTGAGGGCGATAAGGTGTGGGTCCGCGTCATAGCCAAAGGCACTCACACAGGCGACTGGAATCTTTTTGGAGTTCCATTACCACCAACTGGCAAGAAAGTAGAAATGGAGATGGTATTCATCTGGCGCGTAGTTGATGGCAAGCTTGTGGAGGGAGAAGAAGTCGACGACTCGTTGAATTTCATGAAACAACTTGGTTTGATCGAGTACACACAGAAAGGCAAGAAAGTCTTTCCAGAAGATGCTGGGTAG
- a CDS encoding MTH1187 family thiamine-binding protein, with protein sequence MSEEQSKSTKVIAELVIAPFGVGTSLSSYVKESVKEIDSFPEIRVQHTPMSSIIEADSVDQILEVTKAAHERMFDAGAERVSTLLRIDDRRDKGREMEDKVDAIS encoded by the coding sequence TTGTCAGAAGAGCAATCGAAATCAACTAAAGTCATTGCAGAACTAGTCATAGCCCCTTTCGGGGTGGGTACTAGTTTAAGCTCTTATGTCAAAGAATCAGTAAAAGAAATCGATTCCTTCCCAGAAATCAGGGTTCAGCATACGCCGATGAGCTCAATCATTGAAGCGGATAGTGTTGATCAAATACTAGAGGTCACGAAAGCCGCGCATGAAAGAATGTTTGATGCTGGTGCAGAAAGGGTCTCTACTTTGCTTCGGATTGATGACCGAAGAGATAAGGGACGAGAAATGGAAGACAAGGTAGATGCGATTTCCTGA